TACTCCTATTATGGAGGCATTCATTATAGGAAGTACTGTAGGTATGTCAGCCGTTGGTTTAAAACCAGTAGTAGAAGTTCAATTTGCTGATTATATATGGCCAGGATTGAACCAATTATTTACAGAATTGAGTAGGAGTTATTATTTGTCTAATGGGAAATGGCCAGTAAGTGCAGTGATACGTGTACCTATTGGTGCTTATGGTTCAGGAGGTCCTTATCACTCTTCCAGTGTAGAGTCTGTAGTGACAAATATTCGTGGAATTAAAGTGGTGTATCCTTCTACAGGAGCTGATCTAAAAGGTTTGTTGAAGGCAGCGTATTACGACCCAAATCCTGTTGTTATTTTTGAACATAAAGGTTTATATTGGTCTAAAATTCCTGGAACAAAAGGTGCTATGACCGTAGAGCCAGATGAAGATTATGTTATTCCTATTGGAAAAGCAAGAGTGGTTCAAGAAGCTTCACCTGAAAAAATTGAGAAAGGAGAGAGTGCTGTAATCATTACTTATGGACGAGGTGTTTACTGGTCGTTGGAAGCTTCTGAAAAATATCCTGGTGCAGTTGAAATTATTGACTTACGTTCCTTGAGTCCAATTGATACAGATGCTATTTATGCAGCGACAAAGAAGCATAGTAAAGTTTTATTAGTAACAGAAGAAACTATAGAGTCTAGTTTCACACAAGGTTTGGCTGGTAGAATACAACGAGAATGTTTTGAGTACTTAGATGCACCAGTTGGAATAGTAGCTGCATTGGATACTCCAGCAATTCCTATGAATAGTGCATTAGAGTTTGAGTATTTGCCAAACGCTGATAAAGTAGAGGCAGAGCTGAAAAAGTTATTAGACTATTAGAGCTACCCGTTGTGCATTTAGAATAAAATATGAATTAATAGTATTAGACCCCGACACTCCTTCGTCCGTCGGGGTGACAATTCCTAGGGAGAATCAGGCGGTCGGCTTTGCCGACCGATAGCCTCTCCTCACAATTGTCACCCCGAGAACCTTGGTTGCTCGGGGTCTATTCATAAATATAGTATAAATTTTATCTTTTGTAAATGCACAACGGATTAGATTTAGTTTCCGATATTCTTTGGTCAGATACTAAAAAGTGCTAATACATTAACTCAAACACACTATGGTAGGCACCAATTTCTTCGGTATATGATACAAATTGTTTGTAAAAACTATCACTGGTAATGGTTGTAGAATCGCCTATTACAATGAGTTTTGATTTAGCTCGAGTTAAAGCTACATTCATCCGGCGGTAGTCAGAAAGAAATCCTATTTTACCCTCAGGATTACTTCGTACTAAGCTAATGATGATGATGTCTGCTTCTTGCCCTTGAAAAGAATCAATTGTACTTACAGTAATTTCAGGAAATTGTTCCTTAGCAAGTTCAACCTGCGCAGCATATGGAGAAATCAACACTACTCGGTCGGTAGGAGTTTTCCATGTATCTATAAGCTTTGCGATGATATTAATTTCTTCTGGATTATAGGTGCTTTGAGAGTTTTCATCTTTCTTTTCGTCAAATCCAGCCCCAGCAGTGTCGTAGAATATGAGCGAATCTGGGTTGGAAGGAGCTACGCTTTTTAATTTTCCTTCATAAAAATAACGAGAGGAGAATTCCGCTATCTCTGGTGTCATTCTGTATTGAATGCCTAATAGGTCGGAAGGGATGCCAGCTTGAATAGCTCTTTCTAAAATAGAAATATTTAATCCTCCTAATGCTGCTTCCTCACTAATAATAGTTGGCGGTAGCTGTAAATGATCGCCAGCTAATATACAATGATTCGCCTTTTCCAAAAGTAACCAAGCTAGCGGTTCTATGCATTGACCTGCTTCATCCAATATCGCTATGTCAAATTTCTTGTCTTTCATTAAATCATCCATCAGCCCAATAGGAGTTCCTAAAATAACATCTACTTTATCAAAATAACCTGATAAATAATAGTTGCTCAAATCTTGGATTTCATTTCTAATAGCACGTGCCTCGTGATTGAGAAGTTTTCGTTGTTCCCGTTCATCTCTTCCAAAATTTCGTTTGTATTGATGAGCTAATTTTCGAAATTCCTCAGCCCTGATTCTTAATTTTTTGAGTGGTTTACTGTATTCTTCTTGGCTCAAAATACCCTCAGGTGTATGTTTCCAAATATCCTCATTAACTTTAGCAGTATTACCTAGACGTAATACTTTAAGACCTTGTTTGATAAGTTGTTTAGCTAAATGGTCAATGGCGGCATTACTTGGAGCAGAGGCAATAACGGTCTTCCCTTGTTCTCGCAATGCTTGAATAATGGCGACTAAAGTTGTAGTTTTCCCTGTCCCAGGAGGACCATGAATAATTTGAACAGAAGGTAATTGTTGACTTTTCTTTAGTGCTGCTAGTTGGAACTCATTGAGATTTCTATACTGATTTTCTATATACTGATTCTCTGATTGTAAAATTTCTTCTTGATTTCCAGTAATTTTATGAAACCTCTCAAATAAGTGATAAATAAATTTGTTTTCTTGCTTTGCGATCCTATTGAGAACTCCATGCATAGCTTGAAAAGTTCGGTTGTCGGGTAATCTCTTTATACCAATTGTGGATGCATAAATCCAATCTGGAAAATCTTCTGTATAAAGTAAGATTTCCGCAGTTCTGTCTTCAATCGATAGGAGTTGACCATTACATATTTCATTATCCGTAGTATTAAATAAAGCAATGGGCATTCCACCTTTGTATAATTGAGAGTTAATTCCTCCTCTAAGATGGAATGAAACCTGAATTACTGGAAAATCATTATAACCAAAGGATTTATTATTTATCTTGACAGGATAGATAATAGCACCCTCTTCTCGAAGTGTTTTGAAAGATATGGATGCATTAAACCATTTCCTTTCTTGTTCCTTCTCTTCTATACGAAGAAGTTCTCGTAATTTTTGTATGATAGAATCTACTTCCATTTTGAGGTCACTAAGTTATAATTTAAAAGTAAATGAAACTTAACTAAAGGGTAAAATCACGTGAATAGAATACATGACTTTTATCAGTTTTTATTTTATAACATATTATAAATCAATTAAATATAAGACATTGACTTTTGTCAGTTCTTGTTTAACAAAAAGAACAATTTTTAATACCTAAATTTGCTTTATGGATATATATCCTAGTTAGTTTTCTCTTTAACAAAAGAGTTATTTGTTTTAAATTTTATGTTAAAACTTGATATAGCCACCTAAATGTCATCAGTTTTTTTAAATTTTTAATTCCTTTGGTTTGCGAGGCCGAGGGAATTTTTTTTAATTGCTGCCTCAGATTTTAAACAATACAATGATAAAATTGTAACTTAGGCATGTGAATGTGATTGCTGAATCTAATGATGTCTAAATTTAAATCTACGTTACACTCAATAATTGAGGATAATACTACGAAACAAGGAAGGTTTTTTGATCTTTTTATAGAGTTTCTAATTCTTTTATCTCTTGCAGGATATGCCATCGAAACCATTCCCGACATTCCATTGCAGTTGAGGAAAATATTGCAAGGAATCGAAACATTCACAATTAGTATATTTCTAATTGAATATATCTTAAGAATTTATGTGGCAGAGAAACCTTTAAAATATATTTTTAGTTTTTATGGTATCATTGATTTTATTGCAATCCTTCCATACTTTATAAGTAGATCGTATGATTTAAGAGCTATTCGAGCATTCCGAATTTTCCGAATCTTCCGGGCATTTAAGTTGATCAGGTATAATAAGGCATTGAATCGTTTTTCACTTGTTTTTAAGTTAATTAGAGAAGAACTTATTCTATTTTTTATAATTACATCTATTTTCTTATTCTTAGCATCTGCTGGGATTTATTACTTCGAGAATCCTGCGCAACCTGATAAATTTTCTTCAATATTTAGTAGCGCTTGGTGGGCGGTTGTCACTCTTACTACAGTTGGTTATGGAGATGTTTATCCCATTACACTAGGAGGTAGAATATTTACCTTTTTTGTGTTAATGGTAGGTGTTGGGGTAGTTACCATTCCTGCGGGTTTAATGGCTAGTGCATTAACCAAAGCTAGGCAAATAGAGGAGGATGAATTACAAAAGGAAATAGAAGAACATGAATTGAAGGAAAAACATGTGAAAAACAAATAAACTTGAGTATCATGAATGAATTTAGCTTTTCATCTTTTCTTACCTCCAACATTGATGTGGACGAAACATATCTAGCAGAACTTATGCAGAACTGCCAGCATAAATCCTATGAAAAGAATGAATTTTTAGTTTCAGCAGGAGAAATATGCACGAATGTATTTTTTGTAGAGAAGGGCTTATTAAGACAGTATTCAATTGATGATAAAGGGAAAGAGCATATTATCCATTTTGCTCCAGAAAGATGGATTCTAAATGATAGGGAAAGTTTGTATTACAATAACCCTTCTAACTATTACATTGATGCTTTGGAAGATACAGAGGTGTTTATTCTTACTAAGGATATGATTTCTAAATTAGAAAGAGAGGTTCCTGGCTTTGCAGATTTTAACACCATGTTACTTAATAACCATATTCGTCAACTTCAAAACCGAATAAACCAACTTTTAAGCGCAACTGCAGAAGAGAGATACTTATCTTTTATTAAGATGTATCCTGATATCATGTTGAGAGTTCCTCAATGGATGATTGCCTCTTATCTTGGGATTACTCCTGAGAGTTTGAGTAGAGTCAGGAAAGATTTGGTTAAAAAGAACTTTAAATAAAAAAGGCCACCTACTGGTAGCCTTTTTAGTTAATTCTGTGGAATTATAAATTCTTGTATTTATCATCTACATCTTGTGTCAACGCTTTTAAGAAAGTAGCAATTGATTTTACATCTTCCTCTGACAATTCTTTATTTACCTGAAGTTTACCCATAATTCTGATAGCATCTTCTAAATTTTCAACGGAGCCATCGTGGAAGTAAGGATATGTCTTTTCAATATTACGTAATCCAGGAACCTTAAAGAAATATAAGTCTTTTTCTTCATTAGTTTCATCAAAACGACCTTTATCAATGTTTTTACTCTTGGTATGTTCCCAGTAATCTCCATTTAATCCAAATTTTTGAAGCATGGTTCCACCAAAAGCTTTTCCATTGTGACAAGTAGTACATGTTTTATCCATGAAAGTAGCCAAACCTTGTTTCTCATCATAACTTAATGCATTGTCATCTCCATCTAGCCATTTATCGAATCTTCCTACTGGATTTAATTGACGTTCAAAAGCTCCAATGGCATCGGTAATAGTTGCAAAAGTGATAGGTTGTGTAGAGTCCGAATAAACTTTTGAAAATAAGCTCACATATTCTGTTACTCCTCTTAATCTTTCTTCTAAGAACTCTTTGGAAGGAATATTGTGTTCAACTGGATTTAGTAGCGGACCTCCAGCTTGTTCTTCGACATCTTTTGCTCTAGCATCCCAAAATTGCATGGTGTGTAAAGAGGCGTATATGTTTGTAGGAGAATTTCTACCTCCTAATTCTTTTGTATCACCTGGAGAGAAAGATAAATTATCAACTCCAAAGGAAGTGTTTAGATTGTGACAAGAATTACAACTAATATTCCCATCTTTTGAAAGTCTCGTATCATAATAGAGCATCTTTCCTAATGCAATTTTATCTTCACTAATAGTGTTTTCTGGAAGGTCAGAGATAGAACCAAAATACATATTAGCCTGCTCTCTTAATTCTTTTTCTTGTTCAGCCGAAAGTGTAACTATTTCTTCAGTTGAAGTGTTCGTACATTTTACAAAAATAAAACTCACTATAGCAACTATTGCCATTAGAGTTATTCTGAGGGATTTTGTATTTTTTCTCATTCTTTTAAATTTTTAATAGTACAAAATTAGGGTTTATCTTTAGGATTAACTATGATAAAAGTCAGGCATATACTTTCTTCCTTAAAATTGTGTGAATCTCCTCTGAGTTTCTACATTTTTAACTGTACTTTTGTGCTGTGGGAAATAAAACACAGACATATAAAGTGGGGGAGCTTTTACAACAAATTAATCTCCCGAAAGATGTAAGAAGTCTTTCTCAGAATCAATTGCAACAGCTAGCTGATGAGGTACGTCAATATATTATAGATGTAGTTTCTGAAAATGGAAATGCTCACTTTGGTGCAAATTTAGGAACAGTTGAATTAACCGTTGCCCTACATTATGTTTTCAATACACCTTATGATTTATTAGTCTGGGATGTTGGTCACCAAGCTTATGGTCATAAAATATTGACGGGAAGAAAAGATGTTTTCTCTACCATACGTAAAAAAGGTGGAATCAGTGGTTTTCCTTCACGAGAAGAGAGCGAATATGACACTTTTGGAGTAGGGCATTCTTCAACTTCTATTTCAGCTGTTCTGGGAATGGCGGTTGCTGATAAATTGAAAGGAATTTTTGATAGGCATCATATTGCAGTTATTGGAGATGGAGCTATGACGGCAGGACTAGCTTTTGAAGGTTTAAACCATGCTGGTTTTGCTAAGGACACAGATGTTTTAGTGATTCTGAATGACAATAGTATGTCGATAGATCCTAATGTAGGAGCCTTGAATGAATACCTCGTACGTATTTCGGAATCATATAAAGGAACGAATCTTTTTGAGGCATTAGATTTTAGTTATTATGGACCTATTGATGGACATAATATGGATGAGGTAGTGGATATGCTGATAAAACTAAAAGCAGAAAAAGGACCTAAATTACTTCATTGTATCACAAAAAAAGGGAAAGGGTACAAATATTCAGAGGAAGGAAACCCAACTAAATGGCATGCACCTGGTTTTTTTAATAAAGAAACAGGGGAGTTTTTGAAATCTCAAAATGATGCACCACAAACACCCAAGTATCAAGATGTTTTTGGTTATACGCTCTTGGAATTAGCACAAAAAAATCAACAAATTGTTGGCGTAACACCTGCCATGCCTACAGGTTCTTCTATGGATATAATGATGAGAGAACTTCCAGAAAGAGTTTTTGACGTAGGAATAGCCGAACAGCATGCAGTCACTTTTTCAGCAGGACTTGCAACCCAAGGAATGATTCCTTTTTGTAACATCTACTCAACCTTTATGCAACGGGCTTATGATCAAGTGATACACGATGTAGCTTTACAAAATTTACATGTTGTATTTTGCTTAGATAGAGCAGGATTAGTAGGGGCAGATGGTGCGACTCATCATGGAGCATACGACTTAGCTTATATGAGAAGTATTCCAAACATGATTATTTCGGCTCCCATGAATGAAGAAGAATTGCGAAATTTGATGCTCACAGCCCAGTCTAAGGAAACGGGACCTTTTGTAATTCGATATCCTCGAGGTAGAGGAGTGATGGTAGATTGGAAAATACCTATGCAGCTTGTAGAGATAGGAAAGGGTAGAGTAGTATCTGAAGGCAATGATATGGCTGTATTATCCATTGGCCATGTTGGTAATTTTGTTCAAGATGCTATTTCTGAAATCCATAAAGAAGGTTTATCTGTTGCACATTATGATTTACGTTTCCTAAAACCACTTGATGAACGTTTATTACACGAGGTTTTTACGAATTTCAATAAAATTATAACCGTAGAAGATGGTTGCTTAGAAGGTGGAATGGGAAGTGCCATATTAGAATTTATGGCAGATAACAATTATGCTGCTAAAGTGATGCGTCTTGGAATTCCCGATCGATTTATTCATCACGGCACACAAGAAGAACTCCAACAAGAATGTGCGTTTGATAAGGAAGGCATCATAAAAGCAATTCGCATGCCCGTTTAATTATAATCCATTGGTAATCAGAAATATAAATTAAGTTGTTGAAAACCTATTGATAAGTGTTTTTACTTTCCAATTTATCAATTTGCTTCTTTTATAACTTTGTTGTGTTATTATTTGCCACGGTGAATTGAGTGAAATCCTCAAACTGTTGCGCAACTGTAAATAAGAGAAATCTTATGAGTCAGACCTCTGGTAAATAAGGACATTACTTTCGCATTAAAGGTAATCGTCTGTAAGTTCTGACTCAATTTAAATGAAATCATTACTTCGGAATTGCCTACGATCCGAAACTGTTAGAATTATTGTTTCATTTAAAACCTAAACGTATGAGTCTTTTCGATAAACGTATTAATTATAAACCTTTTGAATATCCTGAAGTAATGGACTTTGTGGATATGATGAATAAAACCTTTTGGGTACATAAGGAAATAGATTTTACAGCTGATATTCAGGATTTTGGAGCACAATTAAGTTCCACAGAAAAAGAGGTCGTGAAGCGAAGCCTACTTAGTATTGCACAAGTTGAAGTAGGAGTAAAAGCTTTTTGGGGTGATCTTTATAAACATTTTCCAAAACCGGAAATTAATAATTTAGGAAGCACCTTTGCTGAATCTGAAACACGACACTCTGAGGCTTATGCAAGATTGTTAGAGGTCATGGGATTAAACGATTCATTTAAAGATATATATTCTATTCCTATCTTTAAAAAGAAGATAGATATGATGGACAATTATATGAAAACAAATGATGATATCATTTGGAAGCTGTTGTTCTTTGTTGTTGTAATTGAAAATAGTAGCTTATTTTCTCAGTTTGCAAATATTCTTTCTTTTACGCGCTTTAAAGGATATTTAAAGAATACTTCTAATATCATTGCTTGGACTTCTATAGATGAACAAACTCACGCCAATGCAGGAATATATCTTATCAATAAATTAAGGGAAGAAGGATATATTGATGCTAAAATGATGGAAGAAATAAAGCGTGCTGTAAGTAACTATATTCAATATGAAGAAGAATTATTAGACTGGATCTATGAAAAGGGTGAGTTGAGCTTCTTTACTAAAAACGATATGCTCAATTTTATGAAATACCGTGTAGATGATGCATTAGTAAATATGGGAGTAGAGAAAGTATTCCATATTACTGAAGATCAATATCGTGCTATGATTTGGTTTGATGAAGATGTTTTTGCCAATGAATTAGATGATTTTTTTGCGAAGCGGCCAACAGCATATACCAAACACGATAAAAGTATTACTGCAGAAGATTTATTTTAAAATTCTTTTATGAATATACAAGAACGCATAGTACAGGCTCAAACTAGTCTATTTAAAGTGGTGTTTCCGAATACTACGAATCACCATGATACCCTATTTGGAGGCAATGCTATGCAGTTAATGGATGAGATTGCTTTTATTACGGCTACTCGTTTTAGTCGAAAGAAAATGGTAACTGTATCTTCAAGTCAAATTGATTTTACTGAGCCTATTCCTGCGAATACTATTATTGAATTGAATGGGAAGGTTAAGAAAGTAGGAAATACAAGTTTACAGATTGAGGTAACAGTTTATCAAGAGGAAATGTATGACGCATCCAGTCGTAAAAAATCGATAGAAGGACTCTTTACATTAGTTGCTATTGATGTCAATAAAAGACCTATACCAATCTTATAAAATTATAAATTATGGAAGAAGTTATTAAAAATGAAATAGCAACATGCCTTCGTCCCGATTATCCACTAGGGAAATTTCTTTATTTGGGAATGGCTCGTAAGAATGGTAGAAAGGTATGTGTAGCTGTTGCTTATAAAATGAACTATTGTATTAAAAAACTTGACCAATTTTTATCGGAAGATACTTCCTTAGAATTAGAGCATATTAGCAAAATACAAGTAGGAGAATTAAAAGCATGTACAAAATTTAAAATTACTAAACCTTATAATAAATACTATCTATGAAAAGATTATGGTGGCTCAATGAAGAAAGTGAGCAAATTTTAAACAGAGGATATCTGTTAAAGGGAGAAACACCCCAGAAAGCTATTGAAAGAATAGCGAATGCTGCGGCTAAAAGATTATATAAACCCGAATTAGCTGAAGCTTTTATTGAAATGATAGAGAAAGGCTGGATGAGTTTGTCATCACCTATTTGGGCTAATATGGGTACAGAAAGAGGTTTGCCAATTTCTTGTTTTAACGTGCATGTGCCAGATAATATTGAAGGAATAACTGGGAAATTGGGTGAAGTAATCATGCAAACAAAAATAGGAGGAGGAACTTCTGGGTATTTTGGAGAATTACGTGAACGCGGAAGCGCTGTGACTGATAATGGGAAGAGTAGTGGAGCTGTTAGTTTTATGAAATTATTTGATACTGCGATGGATACGATTTCACAAGGAGGAGTCAGAAGAGGAGCTTTTGCAGCTTATTTGGATATTGATCATCCGGATATTGAAGAGTTTTTAGAAATCAAAAATATTGGAAGTCCGATTCAAAATCTCTTTAATGCCGTTTGTGTGCAAGATTATTGGATGCAAGAGATGATTGATGGAGATACAGAA
The DNA window shown above is from Brumimicrobium sp. and carries:
- a CDS encoding AAA domain-containing protein: MEVDSIIQKLRELLRIEEKEQERKWFNASISFKTLREEGAIIYPVKINNKSFGYNDFPVIQVSFHLRGGINSQLYKGGMPIALFNTTDNEICNGQLLSIEDRTAEILLYTEDFPDWIYASTIGIKRLPDNRTFQAMHGVLNRIAKQENKFIYHLFERFHKITGNQEEILQSENQYIENQYRNLNEFQLAALKKSQQLPSVQIIHGPPGTGKTTTLVAIIQALREQGKTVIASAPSNAAIDHLAKQLIKQGLKVLRLGNTAKVNEDIWKHTPEGILSQEEYSKPLKKLRIRAEEFRKLAHQYKRNFGRDEREQRKLLNHEARAIRNEIQDLSNYYLSGYFDKVDVILGTPIGLMDDLMKDKKFDIAILDEAGQCIEPLAWLLLEKANHCILAGDHLQLPPTIISEEAALGGLNISILERAIQAGIPSDLLGIQYRMTPEIAEFSSRYFYEGKLKSVAPSNPDSLIFYDTAGAGFDEKKDENSQSTYNPEEINIIAKLIDTWKTPTDRVVLISPYAAQVELAKEQFPEITVSTIDSFQGQEADIIIISLVRSNPEGKIGFLSDYRRMNVALTRAKSKLIVIGDSTTITSDSFYKQFVSYTEEIGAYHSVFELMY
- a CDS encoding ion transporter; amino-acid sequence: MSKFKSTLHSIIEDNTTKQGRFFDLFIEFLILLSLAGYAIETIPDIPLQLRKILQGIETFTISIFLIEYILRIYVAEKPLKYIFSFYGIIDFIAILPYFISRSYDLRAIRAFRIFRIFRAFKLIRYNKALNRFSLVFKLIREELILFFIITSIFLFLASAGIYYFENPAQPDKFSSIFSSAWWAVVTLTTVGYGDVYPITLGGRIFTFFVLMVGVGVVTIPAGLMASALTKARQIEEDELQKEIEEHELKEKHVKNK
- a CDS encoding Crp/Fnr family transcriptional regulator — translated: MNEFSFSSFLTSNIDVDETYLAELMQNCQHKSYEKNEFLVSAGEICTNVFFVEKGLLRQYSIDDKGKEHIIHFAPERWILNDRESLYYNNPSNYYIDALEDTEVFILTKDMISKLEREVPGFADFNTMLLNNHIRQLQNRINQLLSATAEERYLSFIKMYPDIMLRVPQWMIASYLGITPESLSRVRKDLVKKNFK
- the dxs gene encoding 1-deoxy-D-xylulose-5-phosphate synthase translates to MGNKTQTYKVGELLQQINLPKDVRSLSQNQLQQLADEVRQYIIDVVSENGNAHFGANLGTVELTVALHYVFNTPYDLLVWDVGHQAYGHKILTGRKDVFSTIRKKGGISGFPSREESEYDTFGVGHSSTSISAVLGMAVADKLKGIFDRHHIAVIGDGAMTAGLAFEGLNHAGFAKDTDVLVILNDNSMSIDPNVGALNEYLVRISESYKGTNLFEALDFSYYGPIDGHNMDEVVDMLIKLKAEKGPKLLHCITKKGKGYKYSEEGNPTKWHAPGFFNKETGEFLKSQNDAPQTPKYQDVFGYTLLELAQKNQQIVGVTPAMPTGSSMDIMMRELPERVFDVGIAEQHAVTFSAGLATQGMIPFCNIYSTFMQRAYDQVIHDVALQNLHVVFCLDRAGLVGADGATHHGAYDLAYMRSIPNMIISAPMNEEELRNLMLTAQSKETGPFVIRYPRGRGVMVDWKIPMQLVEIGKGRVVSEGNDMAVLSIGHVGNFVQDAISEIHKEGLSVAHYDLRFLKPLDERLLHEVFTNFNKIITVEDGCLEGGMGSAILEFMADNNYAAKVMRLGIPDRFIHHGTQEELQQECAFDKEGIIKAIRMPV
- a CDS encoding c-type cytochrome, with protein sequence MRKNTKSLRITLMAIVAIVSFIFVKCTNTSTEEIVTLSAEQEKELREQANMYFGSISDLPENTISEDKIALGKMLYYDTRLSKDGNISCNSCHNLNTSFGVDNLSFSPGDTKELGGRNSPTNIYASLHTMQFWDARAKDVEEQAGGPLLNPVEHNIPSKEFLEERLRGVTEYVSLFSKVYSDSTQPITFATITDAIGAFERQLNPVGRFDKWLDGDDNALSYDEKQGLATFMDKTCTTCHNGKAFGGTMLQKFGLNGDYWEHTKSKNIDKGRFDETNEEKDLYFFKVPGLRNIEKTYPYFHDGSVENLEDAIRIMGKLQVNKELSEEDVKSIATFLKALTQDVDDKYKNL
- a CDS encoding acyl-CoA thioesterase is translated as MNIQERIVQAQTSLFKVVFPNTTNHHDTLFGGNAMQLMDEIAFITATRFSRKKMVTVSSSQIDFTEPIPANTIIELNGKVKKVGNTSLQIEVTVYQEEMYDASSRKKSIEGLFTLVAIDVNKRPIPIL
- a CDS encoding ribonucleotide-diphosphate reductase subunit beta; its protein translation is MSLFDKRINYKPFEYPEVMDFVDMMNKTFWVHKEIDFTADIQDFGAQLSSTEKEVVKRSLLSIAQVEVGVKAFWGDLYKHFPKPEINNLGSTFAESETRHSEAYARLLEVMGLNDSFKDIYSIPIFKKKIDMMDNYMKTNDDIIWKLLFFVVVIENSSLFSQFANILSFTRFKGYLKNTSNIIAWTSIDEQTHANAGIYLINKLREEGYIDAKMMEEIKRAVSNYIQYEEELLDWIYEKGELSFFTKNDMLNFMKYRVDDALVNMGVEKVFHITEDQYRAMIWFDEDVFANELDDFFAKRPTAYTKHDKSITAEDLF